Proteins from one Congzhengia minquanensis genomic window:
- the hemW gene encoding radical SAM family heme chaperone HemW, translating into MRGLYVHIPFCLKKCGYCDFVSYSGAFGLEDDYVNALLSEFASFRGEKVDTVYFGGGTPTSLKTENLTRLLDGVFSSFHVAQDAEVTIECNPKTADFSKFRALLSHGANRLSIGVQTFDEQCLKAIGRVHAADDAKRCIQDAARAGFLNLSADLMFGLPGQSVASAVESIEIAAAMPVRHISCYGLILEEHTPLWEQVQAGTVSLPEEDTEFLMYCEMKNALNSRGFHQYEISNFAKDGFSSRHNLKYWNCEEYIGCGAAAHSYFEGARFCHGSNLLDYIQNPAAREDVTVLDKEEQMSEFLILGLRKTAGVSETEFFARFGVSMNERYNNVIEKFTKAGLLVRDGGVLRFSEQGVYVSNTVLCEFV; encoded by the coding sequence ATGCGCGGATTATATGTTCACATTCCCTTTTGCCTGAAAAAGTGCGGCTACTGCGACTTTGTTTCCTATAGCGGCGCCTTTGGCTTAGAGGACGATTATGTAAACGCCCTGCTTTCAGAATTTGCTAGCTTTCGCGGCGAAAAAGTTGACACGGTGTATTTCGGCGGCGGAACGCCCACGTCCCTGAAAACGGAAAACTTAACCAGGCTGTTAGACGGGGTTTTTTCCTCGTTTCATGTGGCGCAGGACGCGGAGGTCACCATTGAGTGCAACCCGAAAACCGCGGATTTTTCAAAATTCCGCGCGCTGCTTTCCCACGGCGCGAACCGGCTCAGCATTGGGGTGCAGACCTTTGACGAACAGTGCTTAAAGGCCATTGGCCGCGTACATGCGGCAGACGATGCGAAACGGTGCATTCAAGATGCGGCGCGGGCAGGTTTTTTAAACCTGAGCGCCGACCTGATGTTCGGCCTGCCGGGGCAAAGCGTTGCGTCGGCAGTGGAGAGCATTGAAATTGCCGCGGCCATGCCCGTTCGCCACATTTCCTGCTATGGGCTGATTTTGGAAGAGCACACCCCCCTATGGGAGCAGGTGCAGGCAGGAACGGTTTCGTTGCCGGAGGAGGACACGGAGTTTTTAATGTATTGTGAAATGAAAAACGCGCTCAATTCGCGGGGGTTTCACCAGTATGAAATTTCTAACTTTGCAAAAGACGGGTTTTCTTCCCGGCACAACTTAAAATATTGGAACTGCGAAGAATATATCGGCTGCGGAGCGGCGGCCCACTCCTATTTTGAGGGGGCGCGGTTCTGCCACGGGTCGAATCTTTTGGATTACATTCAAAATCCCGCCGCCCGTGAAGATGTGACGGTTCTGGACAAAGAGGAGCAGATGAGCGAATTTTTGATTTTAGGCCTGCGCAAAACGGCAGGCGTGTCGGAAACAGAATTTTTTGCGCGGTTCGGGGTTTCCATGAATGAGCGCTACAATAACGTAATTGAAAAATTCACAAAGGCCGGGCTTTTGGTGCGTGACGGCGGCGTCCTGCGGTTTTCCGAACAGGGCGTTTATGTTTCAAACACGGTTTTGTGTGAATTTGTGTGA
- a CDS encoding NAD(P)/FAD-dependent oxidoreductase, with amino-acid sequence MFVKISNLKMPIDAPLPEVLEAAEGLLHIQRSELRSMKLLRRSVDARHGSVQFVYTILAETTAEILCDGKKLISITPTAMEEPECGKKALAHRPVIVGFGPCGMFCALWLARRGYRPLVLERGADVDARTAAVNAFWKTGTLNETTNVQFGEGGAGTFSDGKLTTRIGDASLEAILQEFVRHGAPEDILYNAMPHIGTDVLKSAVKNIREEILSLGGEIQFQAAVSDIVLKNGEITSVRLAGSGEIPCGPLVAAIGHSARDTYEMLFSHGIAMVQKPFSVGFRAEHLREDIDRAMYGKFAGHPLLGAAPYKLSYREGDRGCYSFCMCPGGSVVNASSEQGRLVTNGMSERARDRKNSNSAICVSVTGADFGTDHPLSGIAFQRKLEEAAFVAGGKNFCAPVQLLGDYLSGRCSARFKHVRPSFLPGTRFFDLNLLLPKQINDFMKAGMLRFERKIRGFTSPGAVLTGIETRTSSPVRILRNENLESVSVRGLFPAGEGAGYAGGIMSAAADGVRIAHQIMKTYQPF; translated from the coding sequence ATGTTTGTTAAAATAAGCAATTTAAAAATGCCCATAGACGCCCCCCTGCCTGAGGTTTTAGAGGCGGCGGAGGGGCTTTTGCATATTCAGAGAAGCGAGCTGCGATCGATGAAGCTTTTGCGCAGGTCTGTTGACGCACGCCACGGCAGCGTGCAGTTTGTTTATACCATTTTAGCGGAAACAACAGCCGAGATTTTGTGCGATGGAAAAAAGCTCATTTCAATAACGCCAACAGCAATGGAGGAGCCGGAGTGCGGCAAAAAGGCGCTTGCACACCGCCCGGTGATTGTGGGGTTTGGCCCCTGCGGCATGTTCTGCGCCCTGTGGCTGGCAAGGCGGGGCTACCGCCCGCTGGTGTTAGAGCGCGGCGCAGATGTAGACGCGCGCACCGCAGCGGTTAACGCGTTTTGGAAAACCGGAACATTAAACGAAACTACTAACGTGCAGTTTGGCGAGGGCGGCGCGGGGACGTTTTCCGACGGCAAGCTCACCACTCGCATTGGGGACGCTTCTTTAGAAGCTATTTTACAAGAGTTTGTGCGCCACGGCGCGCCGGAAGATATTTTATATAACGCCATGCCCCACATAGGAACAGACGTGCTGAAAAGTGCTGTAAAAAACATTCGGGAAGAAATTCTCTCTTTAGGCGGGGAAATTCAATTTCAAGCCGCTGTTAGCGACATTGTCTTGAAAAACGGGGAAATAACGTCCGTCCGCTTGGCTGGCAGCGGCGAAATTCCCTGCGGGCCGCTGGTAGCGGCCATTGGCCACAGCGCGAGAGACACTTATGAAATGTTGTTTTCCCACGGAATTGCAATGGTGCAAAAGCCCTTTTCCGTGGGATTTCGGGCGGAGCATCTGCGCGAGGACATTGACCGCGCCATGTATGGCAAGTTTGCCGGGCACCCATTGCTTGGCGCTGCACCCTATAAGCTTTCTTACCGAGAGGGAGACCGGGGCTGTTACAGCTTTTGCATGTGCCCCGGCGGAAGTGTGGTGAACGCCTCCTCCGAACAGGGGCGGCTGGTGACCAACGGTATGAGTGAGCGTGCGAGAGATAGAAAAAATTCCAATAGCGCCATTTGCGTGTCTGTTACCGGAGCGGATTTTGGTACAGACCACCCGCTTTCGGGGATTGCCTTTCAGCGCAAATTGGAAGAAGCGGCGTTTGTCGCAGGGGGAAAGAACTTCTGCGCCCCGGTGCAGCTTTTGGGCGATTATTTAAGCGGGCGCTGTTCTGCCCGGTTTAAACATGTTCGTCCCAGCTTTTTGCCCGGAACCCGGTTTTTTGATTTAAACCTGCTGCTTCCGAAGCAAATAAACGATTTTATGAAGGCCGGTATGCTGCGCTTTGAACGCAAAATCCGGGGCTTTACCAGCCCCGGCGCGGTGCTGACCGGAATAGAGACGCGAACCTCCTCCCCGGTGCGTATTTTGCGAAACGAAAATTTAGAAAGCGTGTCGGTCCGAGGGCTTTTCCCTGCGGGGGAAGGGGCGGGCTATGCCGGCGGTATTATGAGCGCCGCGGCAGATGGCGTTCGCATTGCCCATCAAATTATGAAAACCTATCAGCCGTTTTAA
- the rbr gene encoding rubrerythrin has translation MELKGSKTEQNLITAFAGESQARNKYAMFAGAAKKEGYEQIAGIFQTTADNEYAHAKIWLKELSGIQDVKQNLAVAAAGENSEWTQMYPEFAQVAKEEGFDHIAWLFEHVGEIEKEHEERFKRTLENVEQNKVFTKDGNAIWICRNCGYIHKGPAAPEICPVCAHPKAYFEVFHQLP, from the coding sequence ATGGAACTGAAAGGCTCAAAAACAGAACAAAATTTAATTACTGCGTTTGCCGGCGAATCTCAGGCAAGAAATAAATATGCCATGTTTGCAGGCGCGGCAAAAAAAGAGGGATATGAACAAATTGCAGGCATTTTTCAGACCACAGCGGACAATGAATATGCCCACGCGAAAATTTGGCTGAAAGAGCTGTCCGGCATTCAAGACGTAAAACAAAACCTGGCCGTTGCGGCCGCCGGGGAAAACAGCGAATGGACGCAGATGTACCCCGAGTTTGCCCAGGTTGCAAAGGAGGAGGGGTTCGACCACATCGCCTGGCTGTTTGAGCATGTAGGCGAAATTGAAAAGGAGCACGAGGAACGTTTCAAACGCACATTAGAAAACGTGGAGCAAAACAAAGTGTTCACCAAAGACGGCAACGCAATTTGGATTTGCAGGAACTGCGGATATATTCACAAAGGCCCGGCCGCGCCGGAAATTTGCCCGGTTTGTGCCCACCCCAAGGCCTATTTTGAAGTGTTTCACCAGCTTCCCTAA
- a CDS encoding helix-turn-helix domain-containing protein: MKIYDFNGKKNICGNQIRLARVRRRMSQSDLAAKMQVEGVILERDSISRIEIGTRFVTDYELLTFAKVLNTDIDWLLTDGDDADA, from the coding sequence ATGAAAATTTATGATTTTAATGGAAAAAAGAATATTTGTGGAAACCAAATTCGGTTGGCGAGGGTTAGAAGAAGAATGTCGCAGTCTGACCTGGCAGCAAAAATGCAGGTGGAAGGGGTAATTTTGGAACGGGACAGCATTTCGCGGATTGAAATTGGCACCCGGTTTGTTACCGATTATGAGCTATTAACCTTTGCAAAGGTGCTGAATACTGATATTGACTGGCTTCTTACAGACGGGGATGATGCGGATGCTTGA
- a CDS encoding sugar phosphate isomerase/epimerase family protein — MEKLGLQLFTIRDFLKTPEDVKNSFSKLIELGYTEGQTATSDWYGMGAEKFRDICRETGLSICGTHYSFDRIYDATDEVMKEHEIVGTTNIGIGGMPGLSEMTLESVKVFVEKFNEVARKIHKHGFKLTYHNHHWEFAKHSGVRIMDYLADNLDKDATSFVLDTHWVQAGGGDVIDWMKKLAGRIDILHLKDYKIENGERAFAEIYEGNINFDGVLKTAEEIGVKHYVVEEDTCPGDPFDSIRISADNLKARGYLK; from the coding sequence ATGGAAAAATTGGGCTTACAGCTATTCACCATCAGAGACTTTTTAAAAACCCCTGAAGACGTAAAAAACAGCTTTTCAAAACTCATAGAGCTGGGCTACACCGAAGGGCAGACCGCAACAAGCGACTGGTATGGCATGGGCGCGGAAAAGTTCCGCGACATCTGCCGGGAAACCGGGCTTTCCATTTGCGGAACACACTATAGTTTTGACCGCATTTATGACGCCACCGACGAGGTGATGAAAGAGCACGAAATTGTGGGTACCACTAACATTGGTATCGGCGGAATGCCGGGTTTATCTGAAATGACGCTGGAATCTGTGAAGGTGTTTGTTGAAAAGTTTAACGAAGTTGCACGAAAGATTCATAAGCACGGCTTTAAGCTTACATATCACAACCATCACTGGGAATTTGCCAAGCACAGCGGCGTGCGGATTATGGACTATTTGGCGGACAACTTGGACAAAGACGCAACCTCTTTTGTGTTGGATACGCACTGGGTGCAGGCCGGCGGCGGCGACGTAATTGACTGGATGAAAAAGCTTGCCGGCAGGATTGATATTCTGCATTTGAAAGATTATAAAATTGAAAACGGCGAACGGGCATTTGCCGAGATTTATGAGGGCAACATCAATTTCGACGGCGTTTTGAAAACGGCGGAAGAAATCGGCGTGAAGCATTATGTTGTTGAAGAAGACACCTGCCCCGGCGACCCGTTTGACAGCATTCGGATTTCGGCTGACAACTTAAAGGCAAGAGGGTATTTAAAATAG
- a CDS encoding helix-turn-helix transcriptional regulator: MNRECTLGKDEKQRLIHCLAKSLRGFRATCGWSQEKLATIIGVTRQTVLAVENGKREMTWTMFLAFSLLFLGNEKTRQSFIESGAYTEELACFLGISERRR; encoded by the coding sequence ATGAATAGGGAATGCACATTGGGGAAAGATGAAAAGCAGAGGTTAATTCATTGTCTTGCAAAAAGCCTGAGGGGATTCAGAGCAACGTGCGGATGGTCGCAGGAGAAACTGGCTACGATTATCGGCGTAACAAGGCAGACGGTACTCGCGGTCGAAAATGGGAAAAGGGAAATGACCTGGACAATGTTTTTAGCGTTTTCACTGTTGTTTTTGGGCAACGAGAAAACAAGACAGAGCTTTATCGAGTCCGGCGCGTACACGGAAGAACTTGCATGCTTTTTAGGCATTAGCGAGCGTAGACGATAG
- the tsaE gene encoding tRNA (adenosine(37)-N6)-threonylcarbamoyltransferase complex ATPase subunit type 1 TsaE — MELKTKSSGETQNAAKEFAARLRAGDVILLRGEMGVGKTVFTKGLCRALGVEDYVTSPTFTVVNEYEGKAFPIYHFDLYRIEDEDELLEIGFEEYLQSGGVCIIEWPQNGQRYLPEHRYEVELKKEDGANDRTIVILKR, encoded by the coding sequence ATGGAACTGAAAACGAAAAGCAGCGGAGAAACGCAAAACGCTGCGAAAGAATTTGCGGCGCGGCTTCGCGCCGGCGATGTAATCCTCCTGCGCGGTGAAATGGGCGTGGGAAAAACCGTATTTACAAAAGGTCTGTGTCGGGCTTTGGGCGTAGAGGATTACGTTACAAGCCCGACATTTACTGTTGTGAACGAATATGAGGGGAAGGCCTTCCCCATTTATCACTTTGACCTTTACCGGATTGAAGACGAAGACGAGCTTTTGGAAATTGGATTTGAGGAATATTTGCAGTCCGGCGGTGTATGCATCATTGAATGGCCCCAGAACGGACAGCGGTATTTGCCGGAGCACAGGTATGAGGTGGAACTGAAAAAGGAAGACGGTGCAAACGACAGGACAATTGTAATTTTAAAGAGGTAA
- the tsaB gene encoding tRNA (adenosine(37)-N6)-threonylcarbamoyltransferase complex dimerization subunit type 1 TsaB codes for MLMLSIDSSSQAATAAVLRDGELLCEYTQNQMKTHSVKMLPMIEQMLKDVELKLSDIDVFACGIGPGSFTGVRIGVATVRGFAKTLNKKVVPVNSLEILANNVSSFSGSVFALLMARENECYAAVYENGKEVVSPCVMTTREIAALGSNQTCLLVGDGALKNREFFQTALPGAKIAFGRSNVLSAASLGEVAFQKSANGAVSDCEGLIPLYLRKSQAEREYDERIKTVPSGGKDA; via the coding sequence ATGTTAATGCTGAGCATTGATTCATCATCTCAGGCGGCTACCGCCGCTGTTCTGCGAGACGGTGAGCTGTTATGTGAATATACGCAAAATCAAATGAAAACCCACTCTGTGAAAATGCTGCCCATGATTGAGCAAATGTTAAAGGACGTGGAGCTAAAGCTTTCAGACATTGATGTGTTTGCCTGCGGAATTGGGCCGGGGTCATTTACAGGTGTGAGAATTGGCGTGGCAACTGTGCGCGGGTTTGCAAAAACACTGAACAAAAAGGTGGTTCCTGTAAACAGTCTGGAAATTTTGGCGAACAATGTTTCCAGTTTCAGCGGAAGTGTGTTTGCGCTGTTAATGGCCCGGGAAAATGAGTGTTACGCTGCTGTTTATGAAAACGGGAAGGAAGTTGTTTCCCCCTGTGTGATGACCACCCGTGAAATTGCCGCTTTAGGAAGCAATCAGACCTGCCTTTTGGTGGGCGACGGGGCGCTGAAAAACAGGGAGTTTTTTCAAACTGCGCTGCCGGGCGCGAAAATTGCGTTTGGCCGCAGCAATGTGCTTTCCGCCGCGTCGCTGGGCGAGGTTGCTTTCCAAAAGAGCGCAAATGGCGCAGTTTCAGACTGTGAGGGGCTAATTCCTCTTTATCTTAGAAAATCCCAGGCGGAGCGGGAATATGACGAAAGAATAAAAACGGTGCCGTCAGGCGGAAAGGATGCGTAA
- the rpiB gene encoding ribose 5-phosphate isomerase B, whose product MKVVIGCDHGGFELKEVLSAHLKDKGFDVVDVGTYDTNSVDYPDIAQKACEEVTSGRCEWGVLICGTGIGISIAANKVNGIRCALVSNEYSAEMTKRHNNANMVAFGGRVTGPDLAKHILDAYVGAEFEGGRHEKRIEKISALEG is encoded by the coding sequence ATGAAAGTAGTAATTGGCTGCGACCACGGCGGCTTTGAACTGAAAGAAGTTTTATCCGCCCATTTAAAGGACAAAGGGTTTGACGTTGTTGACGTGGGAACCTACGACACCAATTCTGTGGACTATCCCGACATTGCCCAAAAGGCCTGCGAAGAGGTGACCTCCGGCAGATGTGAATGGGGCGTGTTGATTTGCGGAACGGGAATCGGCATTTCCATTGCCGCCAACAAGGTAAACGGCATTCGGTGTGCACTGGTTTCAAACGAATATTCCGCTGAAATGACCAAACGGCACAACAACGCCAACATGGTTGCCTTTGGCGGCAGAGTGACAGGCCCGGATCTGGCAAAACATATTTTAGACGCCTATGTCGGCGCCGAATTTGAGGGCGGCAGGCACGAAAAACGAATTGAAAAAATTAGCGCTTTGGAAGGGTGA
- a CDS encoding deoxycytidylate deaminase: MKQRRDKTNYYLDIAQAVAGRGTCLRRHYGAIIVKNDEIISTGYNGAPRGRKNCIDLNHCVREELKVPSGERYELCRSVHAEANCIISASRRDMLGATLYLACLDGKTGELLAGTNSCTMCKRQVINAGIQTVIIRDTKDEFRVIDVNKWIEDDDSLSD; this comes from the coding sequence ATGAAACAAAGACGGGACAAAACCAACTATTATTTAGACATTGCCCAGGCAGTGGCGGGCCGTGGAACGTGTCTCAGGCGCCACTATGGTGCGATTATTGTAAAAAACGACGAGATTATTTCCACCGGCTATAACGGCGCACCCCGGGGCAGGAAAAACTGCATTGACTTAAACCACTGTGTGCGGGAGGAACTGAAGGTTCCCAGCGGCGAGCGGTATGAGCTGTGCCGGTCTGTTCACGCAGAAGCCAACTGCATTATCAGCGCCTCCCGGCGGGATATGCTGGGAGCGACCCTTTACCTGGCCTGCCTGGACGGAAAGACAGGAGAGCTTTTAGCGGGCACCAACAGCTGCACCATGTGTAAGCGGCAGGTGATTAACGCAGGAATTCAAACCGTAATAATCCGCGACACAAAGGATGAATTCCGCGTAATAGACGTAAATAAATGGATTGAAGATGACGATTCGCTATCCGATTAA
- a CDS encoding RNA polymerase sigma factor yields the protein MDENELIRRSKEGDTESFSQLVLIYERRIINYAFRMLRDQNDAEDAAQEAFLRAYRKLDSFNGDAAFSTWLYTILNNICLDILRKRKRSGEHAQVSINQSSADDDEYEIQIEDSSPGPYDSYRKKAAMKALEAAIEKLSDEHKAVIVMRDIHGLEYDEIAKVTGTSLGTVKSRISRARIALRKILEEDRELFT from the coding sequence TTGGACGAGAATGAACTGATTCGCCGCAGCAAGGAAGGCGATACGGAAAGTTTTTCACAGCTTGTGCTGATTTATGAGCGCAGGATTATAAACTATGCCTTTCGAATGCTGCGCGACCAAAACGACGCGGAAGACGCGGCCCAGGAAGCCTTTTTAAGAGCCTACCGAAAGCTGGACTCTTTTAACGGCGACGCGGCATTTTCTACCTGGCTTTATACGATTTTAAACAACATTTGTTTAGATATTTTAAGAAAGAGAAAGCGCAGCGGCGAACATGCCCAGGTGAGCATTAATCAAAGCAGCGCAGATGACGATGAATATGAAATTCAGATAGAGGACTCCTCTCCCGGTCCCTACGACAGCTACCGCAAAAAGGCGGCTATGAAAGCGCTGGAGGCGGCAATTGAAAAGCTATCCGACGAGCACAAAGCGGTAATTGTCATGCGGGACATTCATGGGTTGGAATATGACGAAATTGCAAAAGTGACGGGAACCTCATTGGGAACGGTGAAATCCCGCATCAGCCGGGCGCGAATTGCCCTCAGAAAAATTTTGGAAGAAGACAGGGAACTTTTCACTTAA
- a CDS encoding anti-sigma factor family protein, with translation MAKSECTNILNLIPLYIDNMLSDEENDIVCEHIKECASCRGEYEFLKSIMAGAESLPEIEVPKDFHETLMNKVRAEAKGQKLHRHKFSGWRSFAGIAAAAAVVAVSIVSYINLEGNGNSVNPDEFIPSTYPSEAPGQPNSDQGTDVVLPGVEDKYEHTQSPELDESGNAAQPSAKAQPSAKAQPSASAQTPSGAKTGNNNQSGQTPAAADKNTVKPDNSPSAQPPAADNRSNGGTAPETPMPADVNSNDISAFKTDNDVDEAAEPNVVSDSAGQEAKSGGGGSSKGSLGADPAANGATAERAARFRVINVTVSEEEFSRAKEILSGYQKDKTGYRMEQDADSVLSKLEKLKGFSAKADLTADSDSDYIVLKGE, from the coding sequence ATGGCAAAATCGGAATGCACGAACATATTAAATTTAATACCGCTTTATATTGACAACATGCTTTCCGACGAAGAGAATGACATCGTGTGTGAACATATAAAAGAATGCGCGTCCTGCAGGGGCGAATATGAATTTTTAAAATCTATCATGGCAGGCGCCGAAAGCCTTCCTGAAATAGAAGTTCCGAAAGATTTTCACGAAACTCTGATGAACAAGGTTCGGGCAGAGGCAAAAGGCCAAAAACTGCACAGGCACAAATTTTCGGGCTGGCGTTCTTTTGCCGGAATTGCCGCGGCTGCCGCGGTGGTTGCCGTTTCAATCGTATCGTACATCAATCTTGAGGGGAACGGAAATTCTGTGAACCCTGATGAATTTATTCCGTCAACATATCCTTCTGAAGCGCCGGGTCAGCCGAATTCTGACCAGGGCACAGACGTTGTGCTGCCGGGCGTGGAAGACAAATACGAACATACACAGTCACCTGAATTGGACGAAAGTGGGAACGCGGCGCAGCCTTCAGCTAAGGCTCAGCCCTCTGCCAAGGCGCAGCCTTCGGCTTCAGCACAGACACCATCTGGTGCAAAAACAGGCAATAACAACCAGAGCGGCCAGACACCTGCCGCGGCGGACAAAAATACCGTAAAACCGGACAACTCCCCATCGGCACAGCCACCGGCGGCGGATAACCGGAGCAATGGGGGAACGGCGCCGGAAACGCCTATGCCGGCTGATGTGAACAGCAACGATATTTCTGCCTTTAAAACAGACAATGACGTAGACGAAGCTGCTGAACCCAATGTTGTGTCTGACAGCGCTGGACAGGAGGCAAAGTCCGGCGGCGGAGGAAGCTCTAAAGGAAGCTTAGGAGCAGATCCTGCGGCAAACGGGGCCACGGCTGAGCGCGCGGCAAGATTCCGCGTGATTAACGTGACCGTTTCTGAGGAGGAATTCAGCAGGGCAAAAGAAATTTTGTCGGGCTATCAAAAAGACAAAACCGGCTACCGCATGGAGCAGGACGCTGACAGCGTGCTTTCCAAGCTGGAAAAACTGAAGGGTTTTTCTGCCAAGGCGGATTTAACTGCTGACTCTGACAGCGACTACATTGTGTTAAAAGGTGAATAA